The following proteins are encoded in a genomic region of Photobacterium toruni:
- a CDS encoding toprim domain-containing protein, giving the protein MQRRSKIDDTHVIVRQVGGWETVYRCYPELFDAMNKSPEGQSKAVKCPLSGQGKTVFRLYRDWREKGGGYHNDHGRFGDGIDLIAWMEGISKSQAMDRIIEICGGNRNNISIDEAKRVRDKREQSAQLTQDQINKNAWVLNKVESETISAQQSKEIYNYLCSRGLMDYFSIMPSSIGYNSNLQTFSKEGKKIVLNGMVFYIQNGTGNPVSMHRIFLQSDGFGKSELVENAKMQLSGIEDVRGSAIRLGMPISVVDSHGNTRRILAVCEGPETGMAITLAEKLPVWCGISSTLMELMFIPDDITDLLIFEDRDRVKDMGVGEGQRAALCLKERINRELPHVSVHNFSPPTSIPDNVKSVDWLDEWNNSGSELFPNFLSTI; this is encoded by the coding sequence ATGCAACGAAGAAGTAAGATTGATGATACACACGTGATCGTCAGGCAGGTAGGTGGATGGGAAACCGTTTATCGCTGTTATCCTGAGCTCTTTGACGCAATGAATAAATCACCAGAAGGACAAAGTAAGGCGGTAAAATGTCCGTTGTCAGGACAGGGTAAAACCGTATTTCGTCTATATCGCGATTGGCGTGAAAAAGGCGGCGGTTACCATAATGATCACGGCAGATTTGGTGATGGTATAGATCTTATAGCTTGGATGGAAGGTATTAGTAAATCTCAAGCCATGGATCGTATCATCGAAATATGTGGTGGAAATCGCAATAATATTAGTATTGATGAAGCAAAACGTGTGAGAGATAAACGCGAACAATCGGCACAACTTACACAAGATCAAATCAATAAAAATGCATGGGTGTTAAATAAAGTTGAGTCCGAGACAATCTCTGCTCAACAATCTAAGGAGATTTATAATTACTTGTGCAGCCGTGGTTTGATGGATTATTTTTCGATAATGCCGTCGTCCATCGGTTACAACTCAAATCTTCAAACTTTCAGTAAAGAAGGAAAGAAGATTGTTCTGAACGGTATGGTGTTTTACATTCAAAATGGCACCGGAAATCCCGTGTCTATGCATCGTATATTTCTGCAAAGTGACGGTTTTGGTAAATCAGAACTGGTAGAAAATGCAAAGATGCAATTGTCCGGTATAGAGGATGTACGAGGAAGCGCAATTAGACTCGGTATGCCTATATCAGTTGTGGACAGTCACGGAAACACTCGTCGTATATTAGCTGTTTGTGAAGGACCAGAAACAGGTATGGCCATAACGTTAGCTGAAAAGTTACCCGTGTGGTGCGGTATTAGTAGCACACTGATGGAGCTTATGTTCATACCCGATGACATAACCGATCTTCTCATTTTCGAAGATCGTGATCGTGTTAAAGATATGGGTGTGGGTGAAGGGCAACGAGCAGCACTTTGTTTGAAAGAACGTATAAACAGAGAGCTACCTCATGTATCAGTACATAACTTTTCGCCTCCAACATCAATTCCTGACAATGTAAAATCAGTGGATTGGTTGGATGAATGGAATAATTCAGGTAGTGAGTTATTCCCCAATTTTTTATCAACAATATAA
- a CDS encoding vWA domain-containing protein, with protein sequence MNYSSLKKTISIITNMHTTLNNVAIHFHRGPTATNGTAIYINAGDPNDPVWLGLVEAKATHEAGHIAHTSFEIFEGVQGEKLRKSSMLKWVLNTIEDVRMENCCIAHLPGAYWVFNKMTNLLFEEGYWQEVSDDEPLSMCLQAFLLYAGRGYGVDGQSHLVSKGLYAKQRLIDAGVPSEPLNKIENRMHNWGKLVDTDDAFLEAEMIVRLLQECQQVIQQDQNQGDQGGDAQSGSQAGDQGGDAQSGSQAGDQGGDAQSGSQAGDQGGDAQSGSQAGDQGGDAQSGSQGGDQGGDAQSGSQGGKSSGGNPLAFEDLDNMADAFDDIHEQLSQGIDKASDNSNVSDELLNAIQQEYLSDTRSTHSRYFRLDDARQLSRGLTRQLESAMWSKSQQEITYDDTGNEFDQDLLAGVSAGNNRIFFTESEVTTQKSSMIILVDRSGSMNRSDQMLVANNSAAACAYALEAVGIEVGIIHFDNNVTITKKFSDDLNQSMNRMGQEANGGTCTHYALQAAHLMMSQSTRTRKQVLVITDGDPSCIASVEHQVAELIRFGIDVASIQICFGNYAGIENKTVLSSIDELPIVLSDLVSNGALDSIQIG encoded by the coding sequence ATGAATTACAGTTCACTAAAAAAGACGATTAGTATTATTACTAACATGCATACAACGTTAAACAACGTTGCTATTCATTTCCACCGTGGCCCAACAGCCACAAATGGTACAGCAATATACATAAATGCTGGTGATCCAAACGATCCAGTGTGGTTGGGCTTAGTGGAAGCTAAGGCTACTCACGAAGCAGGTCATATTGCTCATACTTCATTTGAAATTTTTGAAGGTGTGCAAGGTGAAAAACTCCGTAAAAGCAGTATGTTAAAGTGGGTACTTAACACTATAGAAGATGTACGAATGGAAAACTGCTGCATCGCACATTTACCTGGTGCATATTGGGTATTTAACAAAATGACCAACTTGCTCTTCGAAGAGGGTTATTGGCAAGAGGTATCAGATGATGAACCTCTATCAATGTGTTTGCAGGCTTTTTTGTTGTACGCGGGTCGAGGATACGGTGTGGATGGTCAATCGCACTTAGTGTCTAAAGGTTTGTACGCAAAACAACGGCTTATTGATGCTGGTGTGCCAAGCGAGCCGTTAAATAAAATCGAAAATCGTATGCATAATTGGGGAAAGCTCGTTGATACTGATGATGCATTCCTTGAGGCTGAAATGATTGTCCGATTATTGCAGGAGTGCCAACAGGTTATTCAACAAGATCAAAACCAAGGTGATCAAGGTGGTGATGCCCAATCTGGAAGCCAAGCTGGTGACCAAGGTGGTGATGCTCAATCTGGCAGCCAAGCTGGTGACCAAGGTGGTGATGCTCAATCTGGCAGCCAAGCTGGTGACCAAGGTGGTGATGCTCAATCTGGAAGCCAAGCTGGTGACCAAGGTGGTGATGCTCAATCTGGAAGCCAAGGTGGTGACCAAGGTGGTGATGCCCAATCTGGAAGCCAAGGTGGTAAATCATCTGGCGGTAACCCACTGGCATTTGAGGATCTTGATAACATGGCTGACGCGTTTGATGATATCCATGAACAATTGTCACAAGGTATTGATAAAGCATCAGATAACTCAAATGTAAGCGATGAGTTACTTAATGCAATTCAACAGGAATATCTTAGTGATACTCGTTCGACTCACAGCCGTTATTTTCGTTTAGATGACGCTAGACAGTTATCACGAGGACTAACACGTCAACTTGAGAGCGCTATGTGGTCAAAATCTCAACAGGAGATTACTTACGATGATACTGGTAATGAGTTTGATCAAGACCTGCTTGCTGGTGTCAGTGCTGGTAACAACCGTATTTTCTTCACAGAATCGGAAGTCACCACACAGAAATCGTCGATGATAATCCTTGTTGACCGCTCAGGCTCGATGAATCGAAGTGATCAGATGCTTGTTGCGAATAATTCAGCGGCTGCTTGTGCTTATGCACTGGAGGCTGTTGGAATAGAGGTCGGAATAATCCATTTTGACAACAACGTGACTATCACTAAGAAATTTAGTGATGATCTCAATCAATCGATGAATCGCATGGGTCAGGAAGCGAACGGTGGTACGTGTACTCACTATGCGCTACAAGCGGCTCATTTAATGATGAGTCAATCAACACGAACGCGTAAACAGGTGCTGGTTATCACCGATGGTGATCCATCTTGTATTGCGTCTGTTGAGCATCAGGTGGCTGAATTGATCCGTTTCGGTATTGATGTCGCATCGATTCAAATTTGTTTCGGCAATTATGCAGGAATTGAAAATAAAACAGTACTCAGCTCCATTGATGAACTACCAATCGTATTAAGCGATTTGGTAAGTAATGGTGCTCTGGACTCAATCCAAATAGGTTAA
- a CDS encoding DUF3150 domain-containing protein, giving the protein MKDQHDTSTIDIDDAIAQQTEQVGDKASAMENGLTQISVIVSGRDGEKTITETTTMFEGKAIDCSVLKNPRLEWFPKDKLKFKGTLERNAQRKIAKYGISYGTSVVIPVEDEGKLKEELLDIQSKFFECVEDLRNNFDTWLEEHIKEKAQEQPEVEAIIRKIAMSPDEFCDAFKFEVMPSMYFKPYLNEEVDRVVDVLKHSLYDDIAKAADKMLQDTFLGHDKKTQKAITPIRHLRQKVEKMSFIDPRFDSLLDEIDEVLSEVPLKGAVEGNPLRAITGMLANMADPALLKTSIIQRNSVTESDDFTDTSLDEVDVQTVDSGPSTSGFGEW; this is encoded by the coding sequence ATGAAAGATCAACACGATACATCGACAATCGATATCGACGATGCAATTGCACAGCAAACTGAGCAGGTCGGAGATAAAGCCTCTGCGATGGAAAATGGATTGACGCAAATATCTGTAATTGTGTCAGGCCGCGACGGTGAAAAAACTATCACTGAAACGACTACTATGTTCGAGGGTAAAGCAATCGATTGTAGTGTGCTGAAAAATCCTCGCCTTGAGTGGTTTCCAAAAGACAAACTGAAATTCAAGGGCACGCTAGAACGCAATGCGCAGCGTAAGATCGCCAAATACGGCATTTCTTACGGTACAAGTGTTGTAATTCCAGTAGAGGATGAAGGCAAGTTAAAGGAAGAGTTACTCGATATTCAATCAAAGTTTTTCGAATGTGTTGAAGATCTACGTAACAATTTTGATACCTGGCTTGAGGAACACATCAAAGAGAAAGCCCAAGAACAACCAGAAGTAGAAGCAATTATTCGTAAAATTGCGATGTCTCCTGATGAGTTCTGTGATGCGTTTAAGTTTGAGGTTATGCCTAGCATGTATTTCAAACCGTATTTAAACGAGGAAGTTGATCGTGTCGTTGATGTTTTAAAGCACAGCTTGTATGACGACATAGCGAAAGCTGCAGACAAAATGTTGCAAGACACATTTTTAGGACACGACAAAAAAACGCAAAAGGCAATCACACCGATTCGCCATCTGCGTCAAAAGGTCGAAAAAATGAGCTTCATAGATCCTCGTTTTGATTCGTTATTAGATGAGATCGATGAAGTGTTGTCAGAAGTGCCGCTAAAAGGTGCAGTAGAAGGTAATCCTTTACGTGCCATTACAGGTATGCTCGCGAATATGGCTGATCCAGCCTTATTAAAAACGAGCATCATACAGCGAAATAGCGTTACTGAAAGTGATGACTTTACTGATACTTCACTTGATGAAGTTGATGTACAAACTGTTGACTCAGGACCATCGACATCTGGTTTTGGTGAATGGTAA
- a CDS encoding AAA family ATPase, translated as MSDIQTEAMQVNESNNQETQVIDYSEMETVLLRDVFHPFVPANVDLAIERPKHIHPDVPKPVHGYVPDMRVLKNVMTWFLAPSHPNFLHMVGPTGSGKTDFIFWFANRMNWALNLVTVNPSLRPEKMQGRWLLKNGETTFVDGPVIDAMREGKIVLLDECDKGSLDFIAKMHLPSEMSKPWVVEDTGETIYPAKNFRFITTGNTSGQGCTQGLYPSSKRWDTAFRNRSYVIFNHYVDPELELKIIMGKNPELKPYKKTVKYMVKFANSMRDSMLGPERTGVTSDGRPVNGISTAFSTRVLLSWVHFIQVSGLSVPLRQTFENVFFNGVDDADRKDIEMIMDQNFNLKDGNILDHYMGWIEDGKPVKKQ; from the coding sequence ATGTCAGATATTCAAACTGAAGCTATGCAAGTAAATGAATCAAATAATCAAGAAACACAAGTGATTGATTATAGTGAAATGGAAACAGTGCTGTTACGTGATGTATTTCATCCGTTTGTACCAGCGAATGTAGATCTTGCAATAGAACGACCAAAACATATTCATCCTGATGTGCCAAAACCTGTACATGGTTATGTCCCGGATATGCGTGTTTTGAAAAATGTAATGACTTGGTTTTTAGCACCAAGCCATCCTAATTTTCTTCATATGGTAGGACCTACAGGATCTGGTAAAACGGATTTTATTTTTTGGTTTGCCAATCGAATGAATTGGGCTCTGAATTTGGTAACGGTTAATCCTTCATTGCGACCAGAAAAAATGCAAGGTCGATGGTTGCTTAAGAATGGGGAAACGACGTTTGTCGATGGACCTGTTATTGACGCAATGCGAGAAGGAAAAATTGTACTGCTCGATGAGTGTGATAAAGGATCGCTAGATTTTATCGCAAAAATGCACTTACCTTCGGAAATGTCAAAACCTTGGGTAGTTGAAGATACAGGTGAAACGATATACCCAGCAAAAAATTTCCGTTTTATTACCACTGGTAATACATCGGGACAGGGGTGTACGCAGGGTCTATATCCGTCTAGTAAACGTTGGGATACAGCCTTTCGTAATCGTAGCTATGTCATTTTCAATCATTATGTTGATCCTGAACTAGAGCTAAAGATCATCATGGGGAAAAATCCTGAACTCAAACCGTATAAGAAAACGGTTAAATACATGGTTAAATTCGCAAATAGCATGCGTGATTCTATGTTGGGTCCAGAACGTACCGGCGTAACATCAGATGGTCGTCCTGTTAATGGTATTTCCACTGCATTTTCTACACGAGTTCTGTTGTCTTGGGTTCATTTTATCCAAGTCAGTGGATTAAGTGTTCCGTTACGTCAAACCTTTGAAAACGTATTTTTCAATGGCGTTGATGATGCGGATCGTAAAGATATTGAGATGATTATGGATCAGAATTTCAATCTAAAAGATGGAAATATTCTTGACCATTATATGGGCTGGATAGAGGACGGTAAGCCTGTAAAAAAGCAGTAA
- a CDS encoding single-stranded DNA-binding protein: MKLFRSNVGLIAGTITSSNAANGQTAFWVDQVTCWTDAQGNQKSRTAQVQCVHEGELDLKAGNAVLLRTCVKTCENVGNNGSKINVTYYKVLNFLGFSPDSNDVQLSLNQYTLGGNVGSVDQKTSGNNTWYNVTLALTRSYQVNNNWQDETHWVKLVINQKMFDQNFKNGINTGDSMMVECELTTNSYVDKHQNTVLGNEFRVNRVLGQVTKAESQLLKSQQTSQQGNFNSQPQQPQQNFAPQQQQPQQNFVPQQQPQQQQQQQNFQPQQQQSQQNFAPLRQ, encoded by the coding sequence ATGAAACTATTTCGTTCAAACGTAGGTTTAATTGCAGGTACTATTACTTCTTCTAATGCCGCAAATGGTCAAACTGCTTTTTGGGTTGATCAGGTTACATGTTGGACAGATGCACAAGGCAATCAAAAAAGCCGTACTGCGCAAGTTCAATGTGTCCATGAAGGTGAATTAGATTTAAAAGCTGGTAATGCCGTGTTACTTAGAACGTGTGTGAAAACATGTGAAAATGTAGGTAACAATGGTTCGAAAATTAACGTTACCTATTATAAGGTGCTTAATTTTCTAGGTTTTTCACCAGACTCTAATGACGTTCAATTATCACTTAATCAATACACATTAGGTGGTAATGTCGGCTCAGTAGATCAAAAAACCAGTGGTAACAACACATGGTATAACGTCACTCTCGCTTTGACTCGCTCTTATCAGGTAAATAACAACTGGCAAGATGAGACTCATTGGGTAAAGTTAGTTATTAACCAAAAGATGTTTGATCAAAACTTCAAAAATGGAATTAACACTGGCGACAGTATGATGGTTGAGTGCGAACTAACAACTAATTCGTATGTAGATAAACATCAAAATACTGTACTAGGCAATGAATTCCGAGTTAATCGAGTGTTAGGCCAAGTGACAAAAGCAGAGTCGCAATTGCTAAAGTCCCAACAGACCTCGCAACAAGGTAACTTCAATTCTCAACCGCAGCAGCCGCAGCAAAACTTCGCTCCGCAGCAACAACAGCCGCAGCAAAACTTCGTTCCGCAGCAGCAACCGCAGCAGCAACAGCAACAGCAAAACTTCCAGCCGCAGCAGCAACAGTCTCAGCAAAACTTTGCTCCACTACGTCAATAG
- a CDS encoding ATP-dependent helicase, translated as MLNTDQQLVVDSTCNTLVVAIPGSGKTEISSRYAEKNLSQSRDNVIMMLTFTDASAKSMATRLDKNLGLMNRSRALSSTFHTCAMQLFKCAYKGRKLIMGFRQEMLIERCVRDLSLKMSMKDAVKYIDEMGRKLKLKRKDYSSSQLKLFDKYNQLKSNQVDFNEVSREVITGIRNKTIPSLIDINRVTHICADEFQDCDELQYEFLKVHHELGAVILAVGDDDQSIYGFRDAGGYDNFLNFQTDFTAKAYALKVCYRCYPRILQSANNLISFNNDRVPKQLNSSFDCGGEVSVHGFYDGMKQENFVINDVLNTPNSVAILARTNKELDDYELALTSHGIKPIRIGGKSFWENINAVGYLQLIAVAAHTDGIKFLPDFLGYLKNDENVVLQSKKIVAKQLSRHDTLRQVVDIAGINIGTQEILEHIQTTSTSMCRDAKSITSWQKPLVRMITQARGLKKSSVAGIISDIITQSSVASGSFSKAVFDLVNTVFFGISRKNIQITKNDVVISTLHGSKGLEFGRVHIINIVEDKIPAEDKDVLGMVHVEEERRLFYVGITRAEKRLYLHFVSQPSYFLKEAECDLTKKALLKLRERSKNSQTLLSEIKHSR; from the coding sequence ATGCTAAACACAGATCAGCAGTTAGTTGTAGATTCGACCTGCAATACGCTTGTAGTCGCTATTCCCGGCTCAGGTAAAACTGAAATATCGTCGAGATATGCAGAGAAAAATCTCTCACAGAGTCGGGATAACGTAATAATGATGCTGACGTTTACTGATGCATCTGCAAAATCAATGGCTACACGATTGGATAAAAATCTTGGGTTGATGAATCGTTCCAGAGCTTTATCGTCAACTTTTCATACTTGTGCGATGCAATTATTTAAATGTGCATATAAAGGTCGAAAATTAATAATGGGTTTTCGACAGGAAATGTTGATAGAGCGTTGCGTACGAGATTTATCATTAAAAATGAGCATGAAGGACGCTGTAAAATACATCGATGAAATGGGTAGGAAGTTAAAGTTAAAGCGTAAGGACTATAGCAGCAGCCAGTTAAAGTTATTCGACAAATATAATCAATTAAAATCCAACCAAGTAGACTTTAACGAGGTTTCTCGTGAGGTGATTACTGGCATTCGTAATAAGACAATACCGTCCTTAATTGACATTAATAGAGTTACACATATATGTGCTGATGAGTTTCAAGATTGTGACGAGCTGCAGTATGAGTTTTTGAAAGTACACCACGAGTTAGGTGCGGTTATTTTGGCTGTGGGAGATGATGATCAGAGCATTTATGGTTTCAGGGATGCTGGTGGTTATGATAATTTCTTGAATTTTCAGACAGATTTTACTGCGAAGGCGTATGCATTAAAAGTTTGCTATCGCTGTTATCCTAGAATACTACAATCTGCAAATAATCTAATTTCATTCAATAACGATCGCGTACCGAAACAACTAAATAGTAGCTTTGATTGCGGGGGTGAAGTCTCGGTTCATGGCTTTTATGACGGAATGAAACAGGAGAATTTTGTCATCAATGATGTTTTGAATACCCCGAATTCTGTAGCGATATTGGCACGCACAAACAAAGAATTAGATGATTACGAACTCGCATTAACCTCACACGGTATCAAACCAATAAGAATTGGCGGTAAATCATTTTGGGAAAACATAAATGCCGTTGGTTACTTGCAGCTTATTGCTGTGGCTGCGCATACTGACGGAATTAAATTTCTCCCCGATTTCCTTGGTTATTTGAAAAATGATGAAAATGTTGTTCTTCAATCAAAAAAAATAGTGGCTAAGCAGTTGTCCCGACATGATACGTTGAGACAAGTGGTTGATATAGCAGGTATAAATATTGGTACGCAAGAAATACTAGAGCATATACAGACAACCAGCACATCAATGTGCCGAGATGCTAAGTCGATAACCAGTTGGCAAAAACCGCTTGTTAGAATGATAACGCAAGCGCGAGGTCTTAAAAAATCATCAGTCGCTGGCATCATCTCGGACATTATAACGCAATCTTCGGTCGCTTCAGGTAGCTTCTCTAAAGCTGTATTTGATTTAGTTAATACTGTTTTCTTTGGTATCAGTAGGAAAAATATTCAAATTACTAAAAATGATGTTGTGATTTCAACGCTTCATGGTTCGAAAGGGCTCGAATTTGGTCGTGTGCATATTATCAATATTGTGGAAGATAAAATTCCTGCTGAAGATAAAGATGTATTAGGCATGGTTCATGTAGAAGAAGAGCGTCGTTTATTTTACGTGGGTATAACACGTGCAGAAAAGCGACTGTATTTACATTTTGTATCACAACCAAGTTATTTTTTGAAAGAAGCAGAATGTGATCTCACCAAAAAAGCACTTCTAAAACTTCGCGAGCGATCAAAGAATTCACAAACTTTGCTTTCTGAAATCAAACATTCTCGTTAA